The nucleotide sequence CATGACAGTGTGTTTAACAAAATTCGAAATGTGATTAATGATGATTGcatattatgattaatgtaAACTTCGTAAGCTTTATGAACTTGCTTAATAATtaccatttataataatcactagtatttatgattaataattaaccgaaataatcgaaattaatataatcacaagacataattaatttaataatagttaattattgtatgattaaatattttgttgtaattaaataattaataatacttaataatcagtataacaaataatattaaatcatttttagaaatgtatatatgtatgttattattattactattattttttacaaatttattaatatctataatttataaataaatattttactattctttacgtttatatttataattataatatatgattttttacacATTGGTGCCaatcatttatatctttattaattaatagaattattatgaatatttctattgttacaaaaaaaagatgatatttctaattttaacaaaagattGATGACactaatatattcgatatgaatattattttactactAAATTCAGTAATTcactaattcaataatttcagtttcattattttattatagaatcatataataatttatttgttatttaattatctttatgtATGAAAACTGTTATTCAcggtataatattttctatcaaaatatttagtttaaatcaaattaattaataataaagaaagaaaatacataaaaaaatttaaatttctattctatttcctatgtaattgaataaaaaaccCTTGAACACTCtttcaaaattactttattacaCAAGATAAATCACACGTaatatatcatcatcatcatttacATCACttctgtatatacatataatttttcaattcaaatataaatagttaacATAGAGAGAATTTAACaacatagaaaattaataataatataaatccataatgtttaatacatttaatacaaacatatttaaatttattgtatcttaatttttacaaaattacgaTACTgtcaaatttatacaaaattcataatactTGCATCTCtcgtgtaataatttaatttactcgtgacaacgatatttcgataaaatctcTTCACTTCGTAAAACCAACTTTTTCTCTCGAGTAAATAGACTTTCCCAAAGGAAGAAATACAAACTCTCGACTGATTTTCACGTCATAAAGATGAAACGTAGGAAATTACAATCTATTCTTCTCTGGATTAGCAACTATCCAGTCAAGAGCGCGTTGAATGAGGACTGGCACCGGTTGCGTGGGTGGAGGAGTTGGCAGATGCGCCCCTTGAAAAGTGGCGCCATTTTCGTTGGCCAACCAGTCAACGTTGATCCTCGTTCCATCTGGAGCCGTCCACGAGGCTGATCCACGAACTTCCTCGGCTTCCGCATCTTTCTGCCCGCGATTCTTCAAGACACCCTCCTCCTCGAAAGTGATGCCATTAGCGCTTTCCCATTTCGAGTGAAAAGTACCATCCGGACTGATATCTTGGTTCTGTCTGATGATAGCGATTGGTTGATCCGCGGCTAACGCCATGGCCATTAAGCTTAATATGCAAATTGTCCGAAAATACATGGCGCAATTCTGTTCTGGAAAGATGTTTAaagatgttttattatttttatatgataacacaaaattatcgttatttttaaaattaaggtatcaagatataattataat is from Apis mellifera strain DH4 linkage group LG2, Amel_HAv3.1, whole genome shotgun sequence and encodes:
- the LOC724735 gene encoding endocuticle structural glycoprotein SgAbd-8-like, with amino-acid sequence MYFRTICILSLMAMALAADQPIAIIRQNQDISPDGTFHSKWESANGITFEEEGVLKNRGQKDAEAEEVRGSASWTAPDGTRINVDWLANENGATFQGAHLPTPPPTQPVPVLIQRALDWIVANPEKNRL